A genomic stretch from Candidatus Rokuibacteriota bacterium includes:
- a CDS encoding putative toxin-antitoxin system toxin component, PIN family produces the protein MSATVVLDTNVWVSAFLNPHGFPAKLLDAWIDGAFQVVISAPLMEELAHALSKPRLMQKYGYSDQDLWEYLAHIVSRAQEVTLAGEIVLSRDPKDNPVIETALMGGAHFLVSRDEDLTRDQPLAAHLSTRGITVVT, from the coding sequence GTGTCCGCAACCGTAGTGCTGGACACGAACGTCTGGGTCTCGGCGTTCCTGAACCCTCACGGATTCCCCGCCAAACTCCTTGACGCCTGGATCGACGGGGCGTTCCAGGTTGTCATTTCGGCCCCGCTAATGGAAGAGCTGGCGCATGCGCTCTCGAAGCCGCGGCTGATGCAGAAATATGGATACTCTGACCAAGACCTTTGGGAATATCTTGCGCACATCGTCAGCCGAGCCCAGGAGGTGACCCTCGCTGGGGAGATTGTTCTCAGCCGAGACCCCAAAGATAACCCCGTGATCGAAACGGCGCTCATGGGTGGAGCCCATTTCCTCGTGAGCCGGGATGAGGATTTGACCCGCGATCAGCCGCTCGCGGCCCATCTCTCCACCCGAGGGATCACAGTGGTAACC